The Oreochromis niloticus isolate F11D_XX linkage group LG15, O_niloticus_UMD_NMBU, whole genome shotgun sequence genome includes a region encoding these proteins:
- the LOC100703479 gene encoding high choriolytic enzyme 1 isoform X7: MNTTSSAPVGATPLNDALNASSLAEDNAIYLNDTFNTTSSAPVGATLNYALNTTSLAEVSVLVGPRFLTDALNATSPAADYATSFNDTHITSNTTGSASGAAAPEPESSKNESAETLKEFNQDMPVQEGDILIPENRNAVQTLWPDATIPYIITDELVSRGAEIKAAFKMISDVACIRFKKRDTESNYLNLVTGNGCASFVGCQGGAQQLFFASMCTVGNLCHELLHALGLYHEHTREDRDKYVTVNWQNIVAGKENNFKVKHGNTQNLPYDLTSIMHYGRDFFSTNGNPTVLPKQRGVEIGQRTHLSQLDIERLNKLYRCGKL; the protein is encoded by the exons ATGAATACCACCAGCTCTGCTCCAG TTGGTGCAACTCCTTTAAATGATGCCCTGAATGCCAGCAGTCTTGCTGAAG ACAATGCCATATATTTAAATGACACCTTCAATACCACCAGCTCTGCTCCAG TTGGTGCAACTCTAAATTATGCTCTGAATACCACCAGTCTTGCTGAAG TTTCTGTTTTAGTTGGTCCGAGATTTTTAACTGATGCCCTGAATGCCACCAGTCCTGCTGCAG atTATGCCACATCTTTCAATGACACCCACATTACTTCAAATACAACTGGCTCTGCTTCAG GTGCTGCAGCTCCAGAACCTGAATCTTCAAAGAATGAGAGTGCAGAAACTTTGAAAG AGTTTAATCAAGACATGCCAGTCCAGGAGGGAGACATTCTAATTCCG GAGAACAGAAATGCTGTACAGACTCTGTGGCCGGATGCCACCATCCCTTACATCATCACTGATGAACTGG TTTCCCGAGgggcagaaattaaagctgccTTTAAGATGATATCGGATGTCGCATGTATTCGTTTTAAGAAACGAGACACTGAGTCGAACTATTTGAATCTTGTGACTGGCAATGG CTGTGCCTCATTCGTTGGTTGTCAAGGAGGAGCCCAGCAGCTCTTCTTTGCTTCAATGTGCACCGTGGGGAACCTTTGCCATGAACTGCTCCATGCTCTGGGACTGTATCATGAACACACTCGTGAAGACCGGGATAAATATGTCACAGTGAACTGGCAGAATATTGTGGCAG GGAAAGAAAATAACTTCAAGGTGAAGCATGGAAACACTCAAAACCTACCCTATGATCTCACGTCCATAATGCACTACGGGCG GGATTTCTTCAGTACAAATGGAAATCCAACTGTGTTGCCTAAGCAGCGTGGTGTGGAGATAGGTCAGAGGACCCATCTGAGCCAGCTTGACATAGAAAGACTGAATAAACTCTACCGCTGTGGTAAATTGTGA
- the ttll2 gene encoding putative tubulin polyglutamylase TTLL2 isoform X1 encodes MAASLVFRLHDRGPELVREVLLERGWEEYNEGEREEEDWNLYWRGSSFQTSQYHNLLPWQRLNHHPKTVGITRKDCLARNLRRMKATFGSALYDFSPTTFILPNDYTCFLAEYNRLRLARGTSVYWIVKPVDLSRGRGIFIFEDIKDLVYDCSVVIQRYISSSLLISGYKFDLRIYVCVKSFHPLTVYIHQEGLVRFATEKFNLSSLHNLYAHLTNTSINKFGPFYKTEKGRVGRGCKWTMSKFRHFLHSQQINELLLWQRINNIVTLTLLAIATSVPSCPNCVELFGFDILIDAKFKPWLLEVNYSPALTLDCQADISVKKKLVSDVIDMMNYTLTDSLRDGAYRKHRYKQPCFKAIHPSAPVLSTLNHQKKKRGNKGSHTQILPLLKTSHQSEKTKRGKLKQRDLEANYQRCLPPVELSKIREARCRIINTSAIKLHTNQTPNPILGQDSRTNESALNRQSRQPLVSYLMNNGSLYRSDVTNHDNTETEAERQCSGETDVSSLIPDTQESEEAFTRPAASWKLPNIYSTKPVRITAEKTTGNGQHIPPVKVGDFIRTFPFNRATLKASQHELDIRTVLQEIQSLTGQLVLGKGHKMKSRREEKVTADKDADTDFDSLLWGPKDPPLISQCFKST; translated from the exons ATGGCTGCATCCTTGGTGTTCAGACTGCACGACAGAGGCCCCGAGCTGGTGAGGGAGGTGCTTCTGGAGCGAGGGTGGGAGGAGTATAATGAAGGAGAGCGTGAGGAGGAAGACTGGAACCTTTACTGGCGAGGCTCTTCATTTCAGACCTCGCAATATCACAACCTGCTGCCGTGGCAACGCCTCAACCACCATCCTAAAACTGTTGGCATCACACGCAAG GATTGCTTGGCACGCAACCTGAGGAGAATGAAAGCAACATTTGGTTCAGCTCTCTATGACTTCAGTCCCACCACTTTCATCCTCCCCAATGACTACACCTGCTTCCTGGCTGAGTACAACAGACTGCGTCTGGCCAGAGGAACATCGGTCTACTGGATAGTTAAGCCTGTGGATCTCTCCAGAGGCCGAGGGATCTTCATCTTCGAGGATATTAAGGACTTGGTTTATGATTGCTCTGTTGTCATTCAGAGGTACATTAGCAGCTCTCTGCTGATCTCCGGCTACAAGTTTGACTTGAGGATTTACGTGTGTGTGAAGAGCTTTCATCCACTGACTGTGTACATTCATCAAGAAGGCCTGGTGCGTTTTGCCACTGAGAAGTTCAACCTGTCATCTCTGCATAACTTGTATGCTCACCTCACTAACACCAGCATCAACAAGTTCGGTCCCTTCTACAAAACCGAAAAAGGAAGAGTGGGCCGGGGATGTAAGTGGACCATGAGCAAATTCAGACATTTTCTCCACAGTCAACAGATCAACGAGCTGCTTCTGTGGCAGAGGATCAACAACATCGTCACTCTGACCCTCCTCGCCATTGCTACATCAGTGCCCTCCTGTCCTAACTGTGTGGAGTTGTTTGGATTTGACATCCTCATAGATGCCAAGTTTAAGCCCTGGCTGCTGGAGGTCAACTACAGCCCTGCACTCACGCTGGACTGCCAAGCTGATATTTCAGTGAAGAAAAAGCTAGTCAGTGATGTCATTGATATGATGAACTACACATTGACCGACAGCTTAAGAGACGGAGCTTATCGGAAACATAGGTACAAGCAACCTTGTTTTAAGGCGATCCACCCGTCTGCACCTGTGCTCTCAACGTTAAACCatcagaagaaaaagagaggtaACAAGGGCTCGCACACTCAAATTCTCCCTCTGCTGAAAACATCTCATCAGTCTGAAAAGACAAAACGGGGTAAGCTTAAACAGCGTGACCTTGAAGCCAACTACCAAAGATGCCTTCCCCCTGTTGAATTATCGAAGATACGTGAAGCTAGATGCAGAATAATTAACACCAGTGCTATCAAACTCCACACCAACCAGACCCCAAACCCGATACTGGGCCAGGATTCAAGGACAAATGAGTCAGCGTTGAACAGACAGTCTCGTCAGCCTCTTGTATCGTACCTCATGAACAACGGGTCTCTTTACAGGTCTGATGTTACAAACCATGACAACACTGAAACAGAAGCTGAGAGGCAGTGCTCAGGAGAGACAGACGTTTCCTCTTTGATACCTGACACCCAGGAGAGTGAGGAAGCATTCACACGGCCTGCTGCGTCCTGGAAGCTCCCAAACATTTACAG CACAAAGCCAGTTCGGATCACTGCGGAGAAAACCACAGGGAATGGACAACATATTCCACCGGTGAAGGTTGGAGACTTCATAAGGACGTTTCCATTTAACAGGGCTACTCTGAAAGCCTCGCAGCACGAACTGGACATAAGGACAGTCCTACAGGAGATTCAGAGCCTAACTGGTCAGTTGGTTTTAGGCAAAGGACACAAGATGAAGAGCAGGAGAGAAGAGAAGGTGACGGCAGATAAGGATGCTGATACTGACTTTGATTCGCTGTTGTGGGGACCGAAAGATCCTCCACTGATCAGCCAATGCTTCAAATCAACTTAA
- the ttll2 gene encoding putative tubulin polyglutamylase TTLL2 isoform X2: protein MKATFGSALYDFSPTTFILPNDYTCFLAEYNRLRLARGTSVYWIVKPVDLSRGRGIFIFEDIKDLVYDCSVVIQRYISSSLLISGYKFDLRIYVCVKSFHPLTVYIHQEGLVRFATEKFNLSSLHNLYAHLTNTSINKFGPFYKTEKGRVGRGCKWTMSKFRHFLHSQQINELLLWQRINNIVTLTLLAIATSVPSCPNCVELFGFDILIDAKFKPWLLEVNYSPALTLDCQADISVKKKLVSDVIDMMNYTLTDSLRDGAYRKHRYKQPCFKAIHPSAPVLSTLNHQKKKRGNKGSHTQILPLLKTSHQSEKTKRGKLKQRDLEANYQRCLPPVELSKIREARCRIINTSAIKLHTNQTPNPILGQDSRTNESALNRQSRQPLVSYLMNNGSLYRSDVTNHDNTETEAERQCSGETDVSSLIPDTQESEEAFTRPAASWKLPNIYSTKPVRITAEKTTGNGQHIPPVKVGDFIRTFPFNRATLKASQHELDIRTVLQEIQSLTGQLVLGKGHKMKSRREEKVTADKDADTDFDSLLWGPKDPPLISQCFKST, encoded by the exons ATGAAAGCAACATTTGGTTCAGCTCTCTATGACTTCAGTCCCACCACTTTCATCCTCCCCAATGACTACACCTGCTTCCTGGCTGAGTACAACAGACTGCGTCTGGCCAGAGGAACATCGGTCTACTGGATAGTTAAGCCTGTGGATCTCTCCAGAGGCCGAGGGATCTTCATCTTCGAGGATATTAAGGACTTGGTTTATGATTGCTCTGTTGTCATTCAGAGGTACATTAGCAGCTCTCTGCTGATCTCCGGCTACAAGTTTGACTTGAGGATTTACGTGTGTGTGAAGAGCTTTCATCCACTGACTGTGTACATTCATCAAGAAGGCCTGGTGCGTTTTGCCACTGAGAAGTTCAACCTGTCATCTCTGCATAACTTGTATGCTCACCTCACTAACACCAGCATCAACAAGTTCGGTCCCTTCTACAAAACCGAAAAAGGAAGAGTGGGCCGGGGATGTAAGTGGACCATGAGCAAATTCAGACATTTTCTCCACAGTCAACAGATCAACGAGCTGCTTCTGTGGCAGAGGATCAACAACATCGTCACTCTGACCCTCCTCGCCATTGCTACATCAGTGCCCTCCTGTCCTAACTGTGTGGAGTTGTTTGGATTTGACATCCTCATAGATGCCAAGTTTAAGCCCTGGCTGCTGGAGGTCAACTACAGCCCTGCACTCACGCTGGACTGCCAAGCTGATATTTCAGTGAAGAAAAAGCTAGTCAGTGATGTCATTGATATGATGAACTACACATTGACCGACAGCTTAAGAGACGGAGCTTATCGGAAACATAGGTACAAGCAACCTTGTTTTAAGGCGATCCACCCGTCTGCACCTGTGCTCTCAACGTTAAACCatcagaagaaaaagagaggtaACAAGGGCTCGCACACTCAAATTCTCCCTCTGCTGAAAACATCTCATCAGTCTGAAAAGACAAAACGGGGTAAGCTTAAACAGCGTGACCTTGAAGCCAACTACCAAAGATGCCTTCCCCCTGTTGAATTATCGAAGATACGTGAAGCTAGATGCAGAATAATTAACACCAGTGCTATCAAACTCCACACCAACCAGACCCCAAACCCGATACTGGGCCAGGATTCAAGGACAAATGAGTCAGCGTTGAACAGACAGTCTCGTCAGCCTCTTGTATCGTACCTCATGAACAACGGGTCTCTTTACAGGTCTGATGTTACAAACCATGACAACACTGAAACAGAAGCTGAGAGGCAGTGCTCAGGAGAGACAGACGTTTCCTCTTTGATACCTGACACCCAGGAGAGTGAGGAAGCATTCACACGGCCTGCTGCGTCCTGGAAGCTCCCAAACATTTACAG CACAAAGCCAGTTCGGATCACTGCGGAGAAAACCACAGGGAATGGACAACATATTCCACCGGTGAAGGTTGGAGACTTCATAAGGACGTTTCCATTTAACAGGGCTACTCTGAAAGCCTCGCAGCACGAACTGGACATAAGGACAGTCCTACAGGAGATTCAGAGCCTAACTGGTCAGTTGGTTTTAGGCAAAGGACACAAGATGAAGAGCAGGAGAGAAGAGAAGGTGACGGCAGATAAGGATGCTGATACTGACTTTGATTCGCTGTTGTGGGGACCGAAAGATCCTCCACTGATCAGCCAATGCTTCAAATCAACTTAA
- the LOC112842371 gene encoding uncharacterized protein LOC112842371, whose amino-acid sequence MDNHEAHISLKALDIAKTSGIVMLTIPPHTSHRLQPLDKCVYGPFKTYYNRALDGWMRSNRGKTASIYQIAGCVNDAFMSAMTPRNISSGFRATGIFPYNRDIFSDAEFEPSMVSDRPNLEQQPAAEGVAPVVSASLSAELPSPDPVHACGSQSDPNHARYVSPTDILPLPKSQQPRKQTNRKRVKTRILTDTPEKQAIERAHEERTNKLKGKKEIIHKKQGMWKRKQTQTKIAVESSSEESDVPIPFEDTSEYESSSDERSEPDVSDLVVGDFVIVRFASKSRSHHYIGLVDSFADNEVSARFLRRIRGITSSKKPTFVFKENDEASFPRKDVLKKLPQPQQAGGTARREQQFIFPCNLDHWNIE is encoded by the coding sequence ATGGATAACCATGAAGCCCACATTTCACTGAAGGCTTTGGACATAGCAAAAACAAGTGGTATTGTAATGCTCACAATTCCACCCCACACTTCCCATCGCCTTCAGCCTCTGGATAAGTGTGTGTATGGTCCATTTAAAACCTATTACAACAGAGCTCTTGATGGCTGGATGAGGTCCAACCGAGGCAAAACTGCCAGCATATACCAAATTGCTGGTTGTGtgaatgatgctttcatgtcaGCAATGACACCACGAAATATCTCCTCGGGATTTAGAGCCACTGGGATTTTCCCTTACAACAGAGATATCTTCTCTGATGCAGAGTTTGAGCCATCCATGGTGTCAGACAGGCCCAACCTGGAGCAGCAGCCTGCCGCTGAAGGTGTTGCACCTGTGGTTTCAGCCTCTCTTTCTGCTGAGCTACCTTCACCAGACCCTGTACATGCATGTGGTTCACAAAGTGACCCCAACCATGCTCGATATGTGTCTCCCACTGATATTCTACCCTTACCCAAAAGTCAGCAgcccaggaaacaaacaaatcGAAAGCGTGTGAAGACACGAATCCTGACTGATACACCTGAAAAGCAGGCAATTGAGAGAGCCCATGAAGAAAGGACAAATAAACTGAaaggcaaaaaagaaataatccaCAAAAAGCAAGGAATGTGGAAGAGGAAACAAACCCAGACAAAAATTGCAGTGGAAAGCAGCTCTGAGGAGAGTGATGTTCCCATCCCATTTGAAGACACTTCTGAGTATGAGAGTTCCAGCGATGAAAGAAGTGAACCAGATGTCTCAGACCTGGTAGTTGGTGACTTTGTCATCGTAAGATTTGCATCCAAATCCAGGAGCCACCATTACATTGGCCTGGTTGACAGCTTTGCAGACAATGAAGTGAGTGCCAGATTTCTCAGAAGAATCCGAGGGATCACTAGCAGTAAGAAACCCACGTTtgtgttcaaggaaaatgatgaGGCATCTTTCCCACGCAAGGATGTGCTGAAGAAGCTACCTCAACCTCAACAGGCTGGAGGAACTGCAAGGAGGGAGCAACAGTTCATATTCCCCTGCAACCTTGATCATTGGAATATTGAATAG